Genomic DNA from Chlorocebus sabaeus isolate Y175 chromosome 6, mChlSab1.0.hap1, whole genome shotgun sequence:
TCCTACCGTGATACAGACCCACAGAGTACCATCCCTGAGAGACCAGACCTCTCCCCAATACTGCCCTCAAATAAACATGAAGCACAAAAACATTATGCCAGATCCTTGGGCTGATGGGATGGGGGACATGTGGGGGTCCCGAGGGGGCCTTGGATCCAGAAACAGTTCATGGGAGGGAGGCTTTGGGAACGCTGGGGTTCTTTGAGGAAGAATACAACTACAGGTGTTTCAATTGTTTTATTACAATCCAAAAGTTTGGGCGGGGGTTTCCTGTGGCACCACACATCATCCAGGAGGAGAGGGTCGGAAGTCAAAGGTCCAAGGTGCAGGAGGGTCAGCCCCTGCCCGGCATGTTGATGTAGACTCTGCCATCTTCTGGGGGTAGGGGAAAGAAAGCATGAAGCCTGACCACCCACATCTCCACTTCCCTGGGGACCCCCTGCTTCAGGGGTTTCCTCAGGGGTTCCCCCGGGCTCCTCCCCCAGGGTTTCCCCAGCACCTCCTCCAGGGCTTCCCCAAGGGCCCCCTCCCTGGGACCCCCCTCCCTAGGGACACCATGCACCCTCCAGGCCCCGCCCATCCCTGCCCTCACCTTGGGCGGGGCTGCGGCGTGGGCGTGCGCACAGGAACACCGCCCCCACGATGAGCAGCGACGCCACCGCATCCGCCGCCACGAGGCCTGCCAGGAGCGGCAGAGAGAGGGACCCACATCCGGAACAGGAGCCTGGAGAGCGGGGGCCGGAACAGGGAGACAATCAGGCTCTGCGTCCTGGGGCTGTGCTTTGGCCACAGGGAGACAGGCAGTCCCCTGTGAGGGGTGGGTCCCAGGTTCCCTAGGGTTGCGCTTGGGGAATGAAACAGGAGATAGAGATGCGGAGAGGCTGGGTGTCCCAGGGCCCTCGGGGCTGTGCGGCGGGCACACGGGGGACTCCTGAACAGAGGCTGGGGGTCGCTGATTCTGGGACTTGGAGAAGGACACGGATTGTCTGATTTGGGGATGGGAGGTGGGATGGTGACCTGGAGAGCCACTGGGGTGTTCTGGGAGCCTCTGGCCAAGCTTCTGGGATGGAAGTGATACCTGAAGTGCCAGGGTAAAAGGCAGGGAGTGATCTCTCACCTGGGGTCATCTGagctgcagccactgtggaaagagaaagaaggcagaTGAGGATGGAGAGAAGGTCCACAGAACAGAATGCTCAGTCCgtcgcggtggcttatgcctgtcatcccagcactttgggaggcggaggcagaaagatcactggagcccaggatttcgagaccagcctggacaacatagtgagaccccgtctctaccagaaatacaaaaattagctgaaggtgttggttcgcacctgtaatcccagttactcgggaagttgaggtgggaggatcacctgagcccaggaagtcaaggctgcagtgagccatgattgcgccactgcactccagcttggacaacagagcaagaccccatctcaaaacaaacaaaccaaaaaatacgGTGTACAGAAGGAAAGGTAGTGTCCTGAGAAGTAATCTCCATGTTGGAGAGATGCAACAGGGCCACATGGGAAGGGGACTCCCAGAGACATGGAGAGTGACAAGAAATTGGAAGTGGCAGCAGAGACCCAGCCACGAGAAGGGGATGCTAACAGGCAGCCCCTCCAGAACTCCCTGCCTTACCTCCTCCCGACCCCAAGGACCCAGGCCCTGAAGCCAAATGGATCTCCCAGAAGGGAAGGGGTGCAGGGAAAAGAACCCCACTTTCAGCACCCGTCCCTACAGACGTCACCCAAGCACCCATCTCACAAACACTCTGCCTACCATCCCCTGTAACCACTGGCTTCACCTGGGAGCAAAAGCAGGAAGAGGATGTGACCCGGATGGATCATGGTGGGCTGGGGTCTGGCAGGGGTCTGGTAGAGGACTGTGGTCCAGAGAAGTCCCGAGGAACTGTGGGGGAGCAGAGAAGTAGCAATAGCGGATGTCACCCTGCTGGTGTCAAGGCCATCTGCTTCCTGTGTCTGTTGAGGGGGTGTCTCCGTTATTGCCTTTGGTGAACTGACTCAGGGGGAGGGTCAGAGAGACCAGGGAGGCTGCTGGCCTGGCCAAGTGGGAATGACAGGTGGCCAGCGGTGCAGGCTAGGGAGATCTGGAAATATTTTGGAGGTACGGCCAACAAAATTTGCTGATGAAATGGATGTGGGTGTGTTTGAGAGGGATCCTAGACAGCCAAGCCTTCTGGCGTGAAAAGCTGAGAAGATGGGAGTGTCTGCTGGCAGAGATGAAAGGTGGGGAAGTGGGTTTGCGGGGAAAGTGACGAGGTTTGGACACACGGAGTTGGAAATGCCTGATAATCTCCCTGTGGAGATGCTGAATGACCTCACTGCATTTAGGAGTTCAGGGGATAAGGCTGGTCTGGAGATGTAAATTTGGGGGTTGATGGCTTATGGATGCTACTTAAAGCCACAAGACTGGGTGAGATCACCAAGGAAGTGAGTGTAGACAGGATTCTGCCCCCATCCCAACACACACTGAATGCGGGAAGAGGAGGAACTTTGCCAGGGAAATGGAGAAAGAGGGAGTAAGGGAGGGGACACCGGAGAGCTTGGCATCTTGAAAGCAGGGGAGAGGCcactgtggtggctcatgcctgtaatcccagcactttggcaggccaaggcaggaggatcacctgaggtcaggagttcaagccaacatggtgaaaccccatctctacaaaaatacaaaaattacccgggcatggtgtcgggctcctgtaatcccagctacttgggagactgaagcaggtggaggttgcactgagctgagatctcaccactttgccactgcactccagcctaggtgacagagtgagaccctgtctccaaaaaaagaaagaaaaagaaaagaaaagcaagcaagcaagcagggGAGAAATAGGGCCAATGTGGTCAGTGCTGCGAAAGGTCACCAAGTGAAACTGACAGTGGCCTCCCACTGGAATGTCAGCTCCAGGGCTGGGAATTCCTGTCTACTTATTTCACAGTACCCAGCAAAATGCCTCCTCTGCtgcaatgaattattttaaatgatggaTGAGTAAATGAAACCAGACCTCTGAAAAGGGTAATgtagaggagaggaagaaattgaGCCACACCCTATACCCTTACCCACAGGCCCTTTCTCTGGGAGTCTAGACCCCTAGTCCTCCCCTCCCTCTGGACCCAGTAATattctccctgcccccacccctatCTCCATTCCCACTCCTACCCCTACCTCCAtgggcaggacccaggagacaaagCCCAGCACCCCCTTAGACAGACTCAGAAATCTAGGCCccagccaggcaccatggctcaagcctgtaatcccagcactttgggaggtcaaggcaggtgggtcacctgaggtcagcagttcgagaccagcctggccaaatggtgaaaccctgtctctcctaaaaatacaaaaattagtcaggcgtggtgtccggcgcctgtagtgtcagctactcgggaggctgaggcaagagaatcactagaattcgggaggcagaggttgcagagatcgcgccattgcactccagcttgggtgacagagactccttctcaaaaacaacaaaaaaaaaaaaaaaagaaaaaaagaaaagaaatccaggCCCCCCCAGTATCCCCCTCCTCTTGGAGCCCAGTACCCTCGGCTCCTTCAGACCAAAGATCTGGACCCCAgctcctccttccccagggaCCTAGTAGTCCGCCTCCCAAGTCCACCCTGCCCATTCAGGGACTGCGTTCGCCGGAGCGCGACCCGGGGACTCCCAGGCTTGTGGGCGggccctgcccaggactgggcGGTGCCAGAACCCCTAGTTTAAAAACTCGCGGGTACCGGACCTAAGATCGGGGACCCGGCGGCGGCTCCGCGGGGGAAACAGCGAGGCTGGCGCAGCGCCGAGGCCGCGGCCCTGGGGGCCCGCAATCCACGCCAAGGAATCCCCGAGGTAATGGGTGCGGGTAGGGCGCGCTCTGCCCCCTAAGAGAGTGAGGGACTGAGGATGGAAAGACTCCCGAGGCCCTGAGGGACGGAGCTGGAGCGTCAGTCCTGTGTCCCGAGAGTGAGGGTCCTAGGTGTTTGGAGGAGGAGGGGATCGTGGGTCGTGACGGAGGGGCGGCTGGGATCCCGGACTTCTGGGTCCTGGGGGTGCAGGGGTCTGGGGATCTAGGATCGCGGTGCCCCGAGGGTGAAAGGGCTGGGAGGCTGGACCCCTAGGTCCTTGGAGGTGCCAGGGGTTGCTGGCAGCCGAGACTCCTAACCCTAGAAGGAGGGACTGGGCTGAGTGCTGGGGGGCGTGGTTGCTTAAAATCGGCGCGGGTCTCGGTGGGGAAGGGTCCGGAGCCTGGCCTCAGGGGTCTACGCTGGCGGTGACCCTGCCTCTGCCCCGCCCTGGGATTTCCGGATCGCCACCCGTGCGGGGCTGAGCAGGAATTCCCCTTGCGCGGGGATTCCACGAGCGCCACGCTCGGCCGCGCACCCCGCCTCGGAGCAGGACACCTGGGGCACAGGCctagggggaaggggaggatggAAGATTCCCTTGCGTGAGCGCCGTGGCGTCATTGCGCCGCGTCCGGGCGGTTTCCGAGCCGCCTCCTCCCGCCTCCGCCCGCAGCAATCCCCGCTTAACCCTTCCTCCGCCGGAACCCAGGCTCGGAAGGGTGAGGGTTGGCTTTCTGGGTCGTGAGAAGGAGTTTGGCAACCGGGGCTCCCAGGTCCTCGAGAGGAAAGAACTGAGGGTCCAGACTCCTGGGGCCTGAAAACGAGACTGTATggatgggacttttttttttttttttttagtggagtctctctctgtcgcccaggctggagtgcagtggcgcgatctctgcccactgcaacctcaaccaacgcctcccgggttcaagtgattcccctccctcagcctcccaagtagctgcaattacaggcgcctgctaccacgcccggctaatttttatatttttagtagagacggggtttcaccatgttggtcaggatggtctcgaactcctgacctcaggtgatccaaccgccttggcctcccaaagtgttgggattacaggcgtgagccaccgctcccagcccggGGTGATGCCTTTGACTTCTCGAGGAGGGGCACTGGGGACTCCTGATTTCCGAGTCAGGTTCTAGGGCAAAAAAATGTTGGGAACCTGGATGTGCATCTAGGGAGTGATGCCTGGCGCCCGCCCCCCACCAACCCGCTGACTTCAAAACTGGGATATCTGGGGGTGGAATTTTTTTACGGAAGTTGGGTAGTTGCTGCAGAGGGGtgccctcctcccccttcctcacTTTCCGCGACGCTGGTGGAAAGTTGGGTCAGAGGGAAAGTGCGGAGCAAAAGGAAGGAAACGGCGGAGGCGGATGCCCCACCCCAAATCTTCTAATGGCTTTGGAGGAGTCAGGCGGCATCTATGTGCCAGTTTTTCCACGCGGGAGGGCGAGGAGGGTGCTCAAACCCACTCCCCCCGCGCCACCCCCGCCGCATTTAGGTGACTTAAGGACCCTTGATGActtctcccccaccccccgccctcTCCCGCACAGTGAGCAGGGGTGAGCGCAGTCACTGCCCAACGCAAACCGTGAAGAAGCTTCTGGAAGAGCAGAGGCGccgccagcagcagcagccggaCGCTGGCGGGGTGCAGGTGAGGCCAGGGAGCCACAGCTCTCAGGAGGCCCCATGCTGTCCCGTAGGGACTCAGCGGCTTGCCGGGGGCACTCGGGGCTGATGAGAGGGGTGGTCCTGACCGAAATGTCCTGTAGATCCGAGACAGACCCGGAGGAATCTGCCAGATAGTCACCTGGATTCCTTTTTGCTTTTGTCTCTGCAGGGACAATTTCTCCCTCCCCCAGAGCAGCCCCTGACCCCATCTGTGAATGAGGCTGTGACTGGTAAGTTCTCTGGGCTCCCAGCCTCCCCATCCCCCTTCCCTAAGGGACTCAGACATCCCAGCTCTCAGAACTTTGGGACACCTAGGAGTCAGGCCctcattcttcccttctttttttttttttttttttttttgagacaggatctcactctcttgccctggcactggatggagtgcagtggcactacctggctcactgcagcctcaaccttctgggctcgagtgatcctcccgcctcagcctcccaagtagctgggaccacaggcaatgCCACcttgctcggctaattttttaaatttttgtagaaacggggtctggctatgttgcccaggctggtaggCCCTCATTCTTGCTGGAACTCAGTAGCAGTCTGATTTCCTAGGTTCTCTGAGTCCAGTAGTCTATGCATATAGTCCTACAGAACCCCAGGGCCCAGGCTCCAGCCTTTTTAGTgccccaggagtccaggccctcGATTCCTCAGTGTCCTAGGAATCCAGATCCCAGGCACTTGGTGTCCCAGAAGTACTAATTCTCAGTACCTTGGGAGACACCAGGCCCTCTACCCCTGGACATGAAGTCCCCAACTCTGGTAACCagacctgcccctgcccctcctctTACACGCAGGCCACCCTCCCTTCCCAGCACACTCGGAGACTGTGGGTTCTGGACTTAGCAGCCTGGGTCTCCCCATGGGCTTTCCAGACTGGGACCCCAACACGCATGCTGCCTACACAGACAGCCCCTACTCTTGCCCTGCTTCTGCTGCCGAAAGTTTCCTGCCTCCTGACTTCTACCCACCCTCGGACCCAGGGCAGCCGTGCCCATTTCCCCAGGGCATGGAGGTGAGATACAGAGTGGGTACAGGATGCTGAAGGGCCCCTAAAAATTTGCATTTGCACTCCTGCAGTATTCTGAGATGTCTGGAGCTCAGTTACGATCCACTtttccaggccgggtgtggtggctcatgcctgtaatcccagcactttgggaggctaaggcaggcggatcacttgaggtcaggcgtttgagaccagcctggccaacatggtgaaacccaaaatacaaaaattagctgggtgtggtggcgcgcgcctgtaatcctagctactcgggaggctgaggcaggggaattgcttgaacccaggaggtagaggttgcagtgagtggagattgcaccgatgcactccagcctgggtgacaaagcaagactctgtctccggaaaaaaaaaaaaaaaatccccttttcCAGATGGGCAAAACTGAGGCCTAAAGGTCGAAAGTCACTTGGCATAGATGGGATACCCAGGGGCTCTgcaggcaggtgtgtgtgtggtggcttGGGATGGGAAAGTTCTCAGCTGACTGGCTCTCCCCACCACCTGCACCCTTCAGGACCCCCCGGACACCCGGTTCTATGCAGAATCTTCCCTACCACAGGCAGGACCCTGGAGAGTTTCTACACTCCCTTCGGGACCCCCACAGTTCCCTGCTGTGGTCCCTGGACCATCGCTGGAGGCGGCCCGAGCTCACATACTGGCTTTGGGGCCacagcagctgctggcccaggatGAGGAGGGGGACACGTGAGTATAGGGGATGGGGTTGTCTGCAGACTCTTGGCTTGGCGGGGGCTGTTCTCACGCCTGTCCCCTGTCTGTCCTCAGGCTCCTTCACCTGTTTGCGGCTCGGGGGCTGCGCTGGGCGGCGTATGCTGCAGCTGAGGTGCTCCAGGTGTACCGGCGTCTTGACATTCGTGAGCATAAGGGCAAGGTGAGGCCTGGGGCCTGAActctcctgggttcaggggagGAGGGAGCCTGGGGCCTGGACCCCTGGATTCTAGAGAAGAGGGGAATCAGGGGTTAGCTCCTGGGGCTGAGGGGAGACGGGGCTGGGAGCCTGGTTTTCCGACAGGAGGGAGCCAGGagcccagcctgacctctccTGTGACTTGCAGACCCCTCTCCTGGTGGCGGCTGCTGCCAACCAGCCCCTGATTGTGGAGGATCTGCtgaacctgggagcagagccCAACGCCACTGACCATCAGGGACGTTCGGTCTTGCACGTGGCCGCTACCTACGGGCTCCCAGGAGTTCTCTTGGTACGGCCAACTGGCAGGCAGGGGTTCGTCTGGGGGGTAGACTGGTTGCCCGGATTTTGGCTTCCAGGGTCAGGAGGCCAGGGGATAACCTTACCCAGCACtctgtcttctcttcctcccaGGCTGTGCTTAACTCCGGGGTCCAGGTTGACCTGGAAGCCAGAGACTTCGAGGGTAAGTTGGGTGTAGGCAGGGCTGGTGTGGTTGGTATGACTGGGCGAGGTGGGTGCAGCAGATGCAGGTCCCTCACTGTCTCCATTCTGCAGGCCTCACCCCGCTCCACACGGCCATCCTGGCCCTTAACGTTGCTATGCGCCCTTCTGACCTCTGCCCCCGGGTGCTGAGCACGCAGGCCCGAGACAGACTGGATTGTGTCcacatgttgctgcaaatgggtGCTAATCACACCAGCCAGGTGAGCTGGGATGTGGGCGGTCGGTCCCTGGGAGATTGTGTGGAATGTCCGGGAGCGCCAGACAAATGCTGACTTTGCCTCTTCCTTGCTGCATGCCCTTGAACATGTTActtcacttctctgtgccttggtggttttttgtttgtttgtttgtttgtttgttttgagatggagttttgctgttgttgccctgactggagtgcagtgatgtgatctcagctcactgcaacctccgctttccgggttcaagtgattctcctgcctcagcctcccgagtagctgggattacaggcatgagccaccatgcttggctaattttttgtatatttagtagagatggggtttctccatgttggtcctgctggtcttgaactcctgacctcaggtgatccacctacattggcctcccaaagtgctgggattataggcgtgagccaccacacccggcagggttttgttgttgttgttgttgttgttgttgttattgtttgtttgttttgtttgttttttgagacagggtctcactctgtcatccaggctagagtgcagtggtgcaatctcatctcacagccacctctgtctcctagattcaaatgattctcctgccttagcctcctgggtagctgggactgtaggcgcatgccaccatgcccggcaattttttttttgtttgtattttagtagaggtgcgctttcatcgtgttggccaggctggtctcaaactcctgacctcaaatgatcctcccaccttggcctcccaaagtgctgggattacaggcgtgagccaccttgcccggcccctAGTCGTTAACTGGGAATAATAATACTGATCTTAGGGTATGTTATCAAGCACTTACTATTCATTTATCAAGCACTGAGTTTCAGATTAGCTTATTGAAATATCACAAACACCCTTTGACATGTGTAgtctttctattttctctattttactgataaggaaactgaggcacgggaaatcaaaaatctttttttttctttttgagacagagttttgctcttgtcgcccaggctggagtgcaatggtgcaacctcggctcactgcaacctccgcctcctgggttcaagcgattctcctgtctcagcctcccgagtagctgggattacaggttcccaccaccacgcccagctaattttgtatttttagtagagacagggtttctccatgttggccaggctggtcttgaactcccgacctcaggtgatcttcctgccttggcctcccaaagtgctgggattacaagcgtgagccactgcacctggcctcaaaaatctttttgagacagggtctcactctgtcactcaggctggagtgcagtggcatgatcacagcttattgtagccttgaccttgtgaacttaagtgatcctcccacctcagcctcccaagtaactgtgatcacaagcatgcaccaccacccctggctgcttttttgtagaggtaaggtctaactatgttggccaggcaggtctcaaactcctgagctcaagcaatccttccacctctgcctctgaaagtgctgggattacagttgtgagccactgcacccaacctaaaAAATCTTACAGCTTGTGAGTGTCAGAGAGGGGATTAGAACCCAGGTAGTCTGACTTTAGAACGTAGCTTTTAATTATGTTCTATTCCTTTCTTGTGACAGTAGCTCCTTCATAGGCTGGCTGAGATAATTAAACATccacaaaaaatgtttatttatttattgagatggaatctcactctgtcacccaagctggagtgcagtggtgtgatctcagctcactgcaacctctgcctcccgggttcaagcgatgcttctgcctcagcctcctgagtagctgggactacagtcatgcaccaccacgcccggccgatttttttgtatttttagtggagacggggtttcactatgttggccaggctggtctcgaactcctgacctcaggtgatccgcccaccttggcctcccaaagtgctaggattacaggcgtgagccaccatgcccagccaaaaaatgtttttttagttAAAGAATATTGAACaccaataaaatatagaaaatcgtAGAATGAACTCCTTGTGTCCAACATCAGTGACCAGCGACTCATGGCCAGTCTTGCCCCCATCCACTCTCTCACtgtcatgtgattttttttttttttttttttttacggatctcgctctgtcacccaggctggagtgcagtggcgtgatctcagctcactgcaagctctacctccagggttcacaccattctcctgcctcagccccccgagtagctgggactacaggcacccgccaccatgcccagctaattttttgcatttttagtagagatggggtttcaccgtgttagccaggatggtctcaatctcctggcctcgtgatccgcccgccttggcttcccaaagtgctgggattacaggcatgagccaccacgcccggcctctcaCTTTCATGTGATTTTTAAGCAAATtcaaacacatatttttttcaataaatctttGTATATCTTTAAAGAATAGCGGTGTTTAGCAGAGTTAGCTAGACGGTGGGGATGGACTGTAGGAAGGACGGGCATGGCTGAGTAGAGATAAGGCATTATTGGCGGGGTCTGGAAATGAATGATGGCAATCTAGGCTCTTAACGGTTGCAAAGTAGAGCTAAGTGATCATTTGGGCAATACAGAGAAGGTGGAATTGATACTTTGgtaattcattcctttcttcACTCAGAATTTTGGACACATATGATGTGGCTACCAGTGTGCTGTGATGGGGCGTAaagttgctttttgtttgttttttagagacagggtctggctttgtcacccaggctggagtgccatggtgctaTCACAAATCACTGAAACCTCgacctcccggcctcaagcattcctcccacctcagcctcccaagtagctgggactacaggcgtgagccacctcacccagctaattgtgttctattttttgtatagatggggtcttgctatgttgtccaggctggtctcgaactcctgggcccaagtgaccccccagccttggcctcccaagtgctgggattacaggtgtgagctgctgtgcccagctaCCTATAATGTTTTAATAAGAAAAGACCACTCTCTTGTACTTTTAGACATTACAATTTAATCGAAAAGAGAGGAGATGATAAGTAAACAAAGAACGGAACATAATTACAAATCGGGATGAGAGCTGCCTCGGAAATATAGGAGCTCCTAGACAATGAAAAGACTGGCTTTATGTTGGATGCGGAGCTCACGATGAAGGTCGTTCTGAGGAAATTACATTTAAGTTGAGTGAGAGATGATGAAGAGGAAGAATTAACTGTGTGGTAGGGTTCTGGGAGAACTCAGAAATCAGGGAGTATTTCTCTGAAAACAGgacaaataaatttttctttctttttttttttttgagatggagtctcgctgtcacccaggctggagtgcagtggtgcagtctcggctcactgcagccttccgggttcaggtgattctcctgcctcagcctcccgagtagctgggactacaggcgtgtgctatcACACCCctctaagttttgtatttttagtaataataacaaataaatttaaaaaaaaataaagatggctgggtgcggtggctcatgcctgtaatccaagcactttaggaggcccaggtgagtggattgctcgagctcaggagttcgagaccagcctcggcaacatagggagaccgcatctctacaaaaaaatacaaaaattagctgggcttgatggcgcgtgcctgtggtcccaggtactcaggaggctgaggtgggaggatcacctgaacctggggaggtcaaggctgcagtgagccatggtgttgccactgcactccagcctaggcgacagagcaagaccctgtctctcaacaacaacaacaatagtaataataataataaaagataagaaCTCtttccctgtaatcccagtgcttggggagcctaaggtgggaggatcactcgagcccagtaagttgaggctgcagtgagtcatggtcacaccactgcactccagcctgggcaacagagcgagaccctgtctcaaaaaacaaacaaaaaaaataacttttgtattttgagacggagtctcgctctgttgcccagactggagtgcaatggtgtgatattggctcactgcaacctctgcctcccacgttcaagctattcctgtgcctcagcctcccaagtaggtgggattataggcacgtgccaccacgcctggctaatttttgtaattttactagagacggtttcaccatgttggccaggctggtctcaaactcttgacctcaagtgatccgcctgcctcggcctcccaaagtgctggggttacaggcacgagccCCTGTGCCCTTCAAAAAAACAGGAACTTTTTAAACCTCAGTATCAttactctgtctttaaaaaattaaagattttcttGCAATACCAAATGTCCTGGCTGTAGTCAAATTTGCTTTTGcctataaaatgataatttttttcattaaaaaacaaatcaagatCCAAGTAAGCAAACATATTATGATGTTACATCTTTTCAAATCACTCTTAATCTAGAgttttggttttgtctttgttttttggatGAGCAAACTAGGTGGTTTTGCCCTGTTATCAGCacataaaatgtttaacattCATTATCATTTGCAAACTCCTTAAAGACACATAAAAaggtttcattttagaaaatgtcttttattttcccccaaatatgaCGGGAACAGCTCAATATTGTGGTGCAGTATTGCAATATTAGCTAG
This window encodes:
- the HCST gene encoding hematopoietic cell signal transducer isoform X1, encoding MGPPESCGSLASPAPRQRPAAAAGGASALPEASSRSSGLLWTTVLYQTPARPQPTMIHPGHILFLLLLPVAAAQMTPGSCSGCGSLSLPLLAGLVAADAVASLLIVGAVFLCARPRRSPAQEDGRVYINMPGRG
- the HCST gene encoding hematopoietic cell signal transducer isoform X2, coding for MGPPESCGSLASPAPRQRPAAAAGGASALPEASSRSSGLLWTTVLYQTPARPQPTMIHPGHILFLLLLPVAAAQMTPGSCSGCGSLSLPLLAGLVAADAVASLLIVGAVFLCARPRRSPAQDGRVYINMPGRG
- the HCST gene encoding hematopoietic cell signal transducer isoform X3, coding for MPGSSGLLWTTVLYQTPARPQPTMIHPGHILFLLLLPVAAAQMTPGSCSGCGSLSLPLLAGLVAADAVASLLIVGAVFLCARPRRSPAQEDGRVYINMPGRG
- the HCST gene encoding hematopoietic cell signal transducer isoform X4, which encodes MIHPGHILFLLLLPVAAAQMTPGSCSGCGSLSLPLLAGLVAADAVASLLIVGAVFLCARPRRSPAQEDGRVYINMPGRG
- the NFKBID gene encoding NF-kappa-B inhibitor delta isoform X1, with the protein product MGFPDWDPNTHAAYTDSPYSCPASAAESFLPPDFYPPSDPGQPCPFPQGMEAGPWRVSTLPSGPPQFPAVVPGPSLEAARAHILALGPQQLLAQDEEGDTLLHLFAARGLRWAAYAAAEVLQVYRRLDIREHKGKTPLLVAAAANQPLIVEDLLNLGAEPNATDHQGRSVLHVAATYGLPGVLLAVLNSGVQVDLEARDFEGLTPLHTAILALNVAMRPSDLCPRVLSTQARDRLDCVHMLLQMGANHTSQEIKSNKTVLHLAVQAANPTVVQLLLELPRGDLRTFVNMKAHGNTALHMAAALPPGPAQEAIVRHLLAAGADPTLRNLENEQPVHLLRPGPGPEGLRQLLKRSRVAPPGLSS
- the NFKBID gene encoding NF-kappa-B inhibitor delta isoform X2 yields the protein MGFPDWDPNTHAAYTDSPYSCPASAAESFLPPDFYPPSDPGQPCPFPQGMEDPPDTRFYAESSLPQAGPWRVSTLPSGPPQFPAVVPGPSLEAARAHILALGPQQLLAQDEEGDTLLHLFAARGLRWAAYAAAEVLQVYRRLDIREHKGKTPLLVAAAANQPLIVEDLLNLGAEPNATDHQGRSVLHVAATYGLPGVLLAVLNSGVQVDLEARDFEGLTPLHTAILALNVAMRPSDLCPRVLSTQARDRLDCVHMLLQMGANHTSQEIKSNKTVLHLAVQAANPTVVQLLLELPRGDLRTFVNMKAHGNTALHMAAALPPGPAQEAIVRHLLAAGADPTLRNLENEQPVHLLRPGPGPEGLRQLLKRSRVAPPGLSS